The Micromonospora sediminicola genome contains a region encoding:
- a CDS encoding DUF4240 domain-containing protein — MRDGQTATVLDVNMAEFWQFLERSAAETTDPAQRLDWLAYRLSHVSLDHIADFQLHLEAARRPIDTYAMWGAANQIMDGLCSSDAFWYFQPWLIGQGQRWWHHAAQNPDNLADLPAVRALAGSSPREWPNAEWPHWEELAYVAPRAYDHITGREDSLEEALDARGHRTYSDPEPTDQPWDSDSLAQIEQRLPRLARMFPRQQYVKP, encoded by the coding sequence ATGCGCGACGGCCAGACCGCTACCGTCCTCGACGTGAACATGGCGGAATTCTGGCAGTTCCTGGAGCGGTCAGCCGCGGAGACGACCGACCCGGCCCAAAGGCTCGACTGGTTGGCATACCGACTCAGCCACGTCTCTCTTGACCACATCGCGGACTTCCAGCTCCACCTAGAGGCTGCACGTCGCCCGATCGACACCTACGCCATGTGGGGCGCAGCCAACCAGATCATGGACGGCCTCTGTAGCAGCGACGCGTTCTGGTACTTCCAACCATGGCTCATCGGCCAGGGGCAGCGCTGGTGGCATCACGCCGCCCAAAACCCCGACAACCTCGCCGACCTGCCCGCCGTTCGTGCGCTCGCCGGCAGCAGCCCCCGTGAATGGCCCAACGCGGAATGGCCGCACTGGGAAGAACTCGCCTACGTGGCACCCCGCGCCTACGACCACATCACCGGGCGTGAAGACAGCCTCGAAGAAGCGCTGGATGCCCGGGGCCACCGCACGTACTCCGACCCGGAACCAACCGATCAACCCTGGGACAGCGACAGCCTCGCCCAGATCGAACAACGTCTGCCGCGCCTCGCGCGCATGTTCCCCCGCCAGCAATACGTGAAGCCCTGA
- a CDS encoding pyridoxamine 5'-phosphate oxidase family protein yields the protein MTTREITNPEELRDLLGAPMPRAVTKERRTLHARDREWLAASPFCLIATAGADGSCDVSPKGDPPGFALVLDDTTIAIPERPGNRRADGYRNILANPHVGLIFLIPGRTDTLRINGRARLVGDAPWFADMEVKGHRPVLAVEVAVEQIFYHCAKAFLRSALWQPETWQPDVLPSRPRLVKEVEAVAESLADLERHYGPGYARTLYT from the coding sequence GTGACGACAAGGGAGATCACCAACCCTGAGGAACTGCGCGACCTGCTGGGCGCGCCGATGCCCCGGGCGGTGACGAAGGAACGCCGTACGCTGCACGCCCGCGACCGGGAGTGGCTGGCCGCCTCACCGTTCTGCCTGATCGCCACCGCCGGCGCGGACGGCAGCTGCGACGTCTCGCCGAAGGGCGACCCGCCCGGTTTCGCGCTCGTGCTCGACGACACCACCATCGCCATCCCGGAGCGGCCCGGCAACCGGCGGGCCGACGGCTACCGCAACATCCTGGCCAATCCGCACGTCGGGCTGATCTTCCTGATCCCCGGCCGCACCGACACGCTGCGGATCAACGGCCGGGCCCGGCTGGTCGGCGACGCGCCCTGGTTCGCCGACATGGAGGTCAAGGGCCACCGGCCGGTGCTCGCCGTGGAGGTGGCGGTCGAGCAGATCTTCTACCACTGCGCGAAGGCGTTCCTCCGCTCCGCGCTGTGGCAGCCGGAGACCTGGCAGCCGGACGTGCTGCCGTCCCGGCCCCGGCTGGTCAAGGAGGTGGAGGCGGTGGCGGAGAGTCTGGCCGACCTGGAACGGCACTACGGCCCGGGCTACGCCAGAACCCTCTACACCTGA
- a CDS encoding VOC family protein — MATLWTLGCDADDPQRIAAFWALALGYVKEPGFDEPDNASIVDPDGQGPAMSFLKVPEGKSSKNRMHIDLRVAGPGPWDMAERARLIQQKVPALVSAGATVIREEWYGDVLGHVVMQDPEGNEFCVA, encoded by the coding sequence ATGGCGACTCTTTGGACCTTGGGATGCGATGCCGACGATCCGCAGCGGATAGCTGCCTTCTGGGCGCTCGCCCTCGGCTATGTCAAGGAACCTGGCTTCGACGAGCCCGACAACGCCTCCATCGTCGACCCGGACGGCCAAGGCCCTGCCATGAGCTTCCTGAAGGTGCCCGAGGGCAAGTCCAGCAAGAACCGCATGCATATCGACCTCCGGGTGGCCGGTCCAGGCCCCTGGGACATGGCCGAGCGGGCACGACTGATCCAGCAGAAGGTCCCCGCGTTGGTATCCGCCGGCGCGACGGTAATCCGGGAGGAGTGGTACGGCGACGTGCTCGGTCACGTCGTCATGCAGGACCCCGAGGGCAACGAGTTTTGCGTCGCTTGA
- a CDS encoding Nif3-like dinuclear metal center hexameric protein: protein MDLDRIVAALDRLFELDTAPPDTAMARHLPRVHEEVGTDWRGFVEPRFAERFNGLMRRGRPDVGTVYGACFPSAEVLDAWLAVAEPGDLLVTHHPIDVRNGSPEDDTWAEGFVPIDPARLRAVAERGLSLYSCHAPMDVSLRVGTAAAVVEALDGTVVDRFWPYGDGHAGLVADVPPVSSAALVRRARELFGVTTVEVEGATRDVVTRVAVVGGIGDHVEQMALAERLGAQAYLTGELHVRIEGEYGRSKFAAVRAFAATTGMTLIGVSHAASEHLVVETQLRRWFAEELGLTLHPIREPRWWR from the coding sequence GTGGATCTCGACCGGATCGTCGCCGCCCTGGACCGCCTGTTCGAACTCGACACGGCGCCGCCGGACACCGCGATGGCCCGCCACCTGCCCCGCGTCCACGAGGAGGTCGGCACCGACTGGCGGGGCTTCGTCGAGCCCAGGTTCGCCGAGCGTTTCAACGGGTTGATGCGGCGCGGACGGCCCGACGTCGGAACCGTGTACGGCGCCTGCTTCCCGTCGGCCGAGGTGCTCGACGCCTGGCTGGCCGTGGCCGAGCCGGGTGACCTGCTGGTCACCCACCACCCCATCGACGTCCGCAACGGCTCCCCGGAGGACGACACCTGGGCGGAGGGCTTCGTACCCATCGACCCGGCGCGGCTGCGGGCCGTGGCCGAACGAGGGCTCTCCCTGTATTCCTGCCACGCGCCGATGGACGTCTCGCTGCGGGTCGGGACGGCCGCCGCCGTGGTGGAGGCGCTGGACGGCACCGTCGTCGACCGGTTCTGGCCGTACGGCGACGGCCACGCCGGGCTGGTGGCCGACGTCCCACCGGTCAGCTCCGCCGCGCTCGTGCGGCGGGCGCGGGAGCTGTTCGGCGTGACCACCGTCGAGGTGGAGGGCGCCACCCGGGACGTCGTGACCCGGGTGGCGGTGGTCGGCGGCATCGGCGACCACGTCGAGCAGATGGCGCTCGCCGAACGACTCGGCGCGCAGGCGTACCTCACCGGCGAGCTGCACGTCCGAATCGAGGGCGAGTACGGGCGGAGCAAGTTCGCCGCCGTCCGGGCCTTCGCCGCCACCACCGGCATGACCCTGATCGGGGTCTCCCACGCGGCCAGCGAGCACCTGGTCGTCGAGACCCAGTTGCGTCGCTGGTTCGCCGAGGAGCTCGGGCTCACCCTGCACCCGATCCGGGAACCGCGCTGGTGGCGGTGA
- a CDS encoding ATP-binding protein, whose protein sequence is MSRSQEQLEELVRALSALPQETEWVEFKENYSDLEGIGQYVSALSNSAALHRKDRAYMLWGISDESHALVGTSFKPKTEKIGNEDFLPWLVRLLDPQIHFEFFEFSVSGTPLVLLEISPAAHRPISFKGGEYIRIGSYKKRLQSFPDHERRLWQVFDRTDFESGVAKADVASNDIAKFIDIDAYFKLLDMPAPADPLDVLAVLASESIITETTTGRWNITNMGAILFARDLTSFGPLGRKALRIIHYQGSNRVNTIREQVGTFGYAKGFEGAVDYLLSRLPSNEVIRVALRQTVRMFPDLAVRELLANALVHQDFAITGAGPMVEIFEDRLEISNPGEPLMDHWRFVDTPPRSRNERLAGLMRRAGICEERGSGWDKVAFQIEYYQLPAPLVEVTDENTRIVLFAHRDLKDMDREDRVRATYLHAALRWVNREKVTNASVRERFGIPGSDLPKASRIIKEAIEDGKIAIRDTSAPPRYRDYVPFWAAGRNTES, encoded by the coding sequence GTGAGCCGGAGCCAGGAGCAGCTGGAAGAGCTCGTGCGGGCTCTAAGCGCCTTGCCGCAGGAGACGGAATGGGTCGAGTTTAAGGAAAACTATTCTGACTTGGAGGGAATCGGCCAGTACGTGTCTGCGCTCTCCAACTCGGCTGCCCTGCATCGCAAAGATCGCGCTTACATGTTGTGGGGAATCAGCGACGAGAGCCACGCCCTGGTGGGAACGTCCTTCAAGCCGAAAACTGAGAAGATCGGCAACGAAGACTTTCTGCCCTGGCTTGTTCGGCTGCTGGATCCTCAGATTCATTTCGAATTCTTTGAATTCTCAGTCAGTGGAACCCCTTTGGTGTTATTGGAGATATCGCCAGCCGCGCATCGGCCAATCTCGTTCAAGGGTGGCGAGTACATCAGGATCGGCTCTTACAAGAAGAGGCTGCAGAGCTTCCCGGACCACGAGCGGCGACTGTGGCAAGTGTTTGATCGGACGGACTTCGAGAGCGGTGTGGCAAAGGCTGACGTAGCCTCCAATGACATCGCGAAGTTCATCGATATTGATGCGTATTTCAAGTTACTTGATATGCCAGCTCCCGCAGACCCGTTGGACGTGTTGGCCGTATTGGCCTCCGAATCAATCATCACTGAGACAACCACCGGGCGTTGGAACATCACCAACATGGGTGCGATCCTGTTTGCTCGCGACCTTACAAGTTTCGGTCCACTCGGAAGGAAGGCCCTCCGGATAATTCACTATCAAGGATCGAATAGAGTCAACACCATCCGTGAGCAGGTTGGAACTTTCGGATACGCAAAGGGATTCGAAGGTGCCGTCGATTACCTGCTCTCCAGGCTGCCGTCTAATGAAGTAATTCGAGTTGCGCTACGACAAACCGTGCGGATGTTCCCGGACCTGGCAGTTCGCGAGTTGCTTGCAAACGCTCTAGTCCACCAGGACTTCGCCATTACAGGAGCGGGCCCGATGGTGGAAATATTTGAGGATCGCCTCGAAATCTCCAATCCCGGCGAACCTCTAATGGATCACTGGCGATTTGTCGATACCCCACCAAGGTCTCGCAACGAAAGACTTGCGGGGCTTATGAGACGCGCGGGAATCTGCGAAGAACGTGGCAGCGGCTGGGACAAGGTAGCTTTCCAGATTGAGTACTACCAGCTTCCTGCGCCGCTGGTAGAAGTCACAGACGAGAACACCCGGATCGTCCTCTTTGCTCATCGGGACCTTAAGGACATGGACCGCGAGGATCGAGTGCGCGCAACCTACCTGCATGCGGCCTTGCGATGGGTTAACCGAGAAAAGGTGACGAACGCCTCCGTTCGAGAGCGATTCGGGATTCCGGGCTCAGACCTACCCAAGGCTTCTCGCATCATCAAGGAAGCCATCGAAGATGGCAAGATTGCGATTCGGGACACCTCAGCCCCACCTCGCTACCGGGACTATGTGCCCTTCTGGGCCGCAGGGAGGAATACGGAGAGTTAG
- a CDS encoding SDR family NAD(P)-dependent oxidoreductase, with the protein MTETFRLSTPFTARTTAAEILDGVDLTGRRMIVTGGASGIGTETVRALAGAGAEVTVATRAPARAEPLVAEFAGRVHAAALDLADLTSVDAFLAGWDGPLHALVANAGVMAIPARQLTAEGWELQLATNYLGHFALVRGLHPHLRAAGSARVVLVSSGAHLREAFDFDDPQFERQPYDTWAAYGRSKTAEVLLAVGIARRWGGDGITANALNPGFITTNLQRHMDDETLRAFGAMDEAGNRIEQPYYKTAAQGAATSVLLAASPLVEGVTGRYFDDNQEADVVAGGPEATGGVAAHAVDPAAADRLWEYAEAVLAGRR; encoded by the coding sequence ATGACAGAGACCTTCCGACTGAGCACCCCGTTCACGGCCCGCACCACGGCGGCCGAGATCCTCGACGGCGTCGACCTGACCGGCCGCCGCATGATCGTCACGGGCGGAGCCTCCGGTATCGGCACCGAGACGGTCCGGGCGCTCGCCGGCGCGGGCGCGGAGGTCACGGTCGCCACCCGTGCTCCGGCCCGGGCGGAGCCGCTGGTGGCGGAGTTCGCCGGCCGCGTCCACGCCGCCGCGCTCGACCTGGCGGACCTGACCTCGGTGGACGCGTTCCTCGCCGGCTGGGACGGCCCGCTGCACGCGCTGGTCGCCAATGCGGGCGTGATGGCGATTCCCGCCCGGCAGCTCACCGCCGAGGGGTGGGAACTCCAGTTGGCCACCAACTACCTGGGCCACTTCGCGCTCGTCCGGGGCCTGCACCCGCACCTGCGGGCGGCCGGGTCGGCCCGGGTGGTGCTGGTCAGCTCCGGCGCGCACCTGCGGGAGGCGTTCGACTTCGACGACCCGCAGTTCGAGCGGCAGCCGTACGACACCTGGGCCGCGTACGGCCGGTCGAAGACCGCCGAGGTCCTGCTCGCGGTGGGTATCGCCCGCCGGTGGGGTGGCGACGGGATCACCGCCAACGCGTTGAACCCGGGCTTCATCACCACGAACCTCCAGCGCCACATGGACGACGAGACGCTGCGCGCCTTCGGGGCGATGGACGAGGCGGGCAACCGCATCGAGCAGCCCTACTACAAGACGGCCGCCCAGGGGGCGGCGACGTCCGTGCTGCTCGCCGCGTCGCCGCTGGTCGAGGGCGTCACCGGTCGTTACTTCGACGACAACCAGGAGGCCGACGTGGTCGCCGGCGGTCCGGAGGCGACCGGCGGGGTGGCGGCCCACGCCGTCGACCCGGCCGCCGCCGACCGGCTCTGGGAGTACGCGGAGGCGGTGCTCGCCGGCCGCCGGTGA
- a CDS encoding acyltransferase family protein, protein MTSPELTRVAAREGLPLEGSGVPAPRAGAASGHEPRRESTPSRFRADVAGLRAVAVGLVLLYHAGWSFLPGGFVGVDVFFVISGFLITGQIVNEIERTGRLSLIGFYARRAKRILPAATVVLAATAAAVWLFVPRSDWQVIGGDIAAAAVYVVNWRFADRAVDYLAADNAVTSPVQHFWSLAVEEQFYLLWPLLIVLAILAARTLRRSNVRPVLWVGLAVLAVPSFVWSILETANSPARAFFVSTTRLWELAVGAGIALIAVRAARMPRAAALVLGWLGLAAIVAAALLVTAKTAWPGYAAALPTLGAAAVIAAGAAAGSRGPVLLLGTSPFRWVGDLSYSLYLWHWPMLVVAEAYWGNLSLTRGLLVAAASVVPAWLTFRLVENPLRYSRKISTSPRLALSLGGNFTLAGICAGLALLLIGAWAAAATPTKNRYAPGAALLSTTPGIAPIGPVPEQFDVITPDPLRIRQGFLDVPDTKKDKCFQEVLGAEVLSCTYGNPNGATTVALVGDSKMDQWLPAFQVLAEQNDWKVVVNAKAGCAFTSAQVMKGDGSGLPNADCIEWNRTLLDRLVQERPDYVVTSQSAATALDAAGKGPTVDAMIAGVRSSWKKLQSAGVKIVVMANNPYPGPAVPCADKNRKRLSACAFDRARHDQDPSYQMQRKAVAGLPGVKMIDLFDALCPTDRCPVVFGNVLIYRGGSHIGAAYVRTTAPHLARALSDVGVPTRFTPPS, encoded by the coding sequence ATGACTTCCCCGGAGTTGACGAGAGTTGCCGCACGGGAAGGTCTCCCCCTCGAGGGGTCTGGTGTCCCGGCCCCCAGAGCGGGCGCGGCGTCCGGACACGAGCCGCGGCGGGAGTCGACGCCCAGCCGCTTCCGGGCGGACGTCGCCGGGCTCCGTGCCGTGGCGGTCGGGCTGGTGCTGCTCTACCACGCCGGGTGGTCGTTCCTCCCCGGCGGCTTCGTCGGCGTGGACGTCTTCTTCGTGATCTCCGGCTTCCTCATCACCGGGCAGATCGTCAACGAGATCGAGCGGACCGGCCGGCTCTCCCTGATCGGTTTCTACGCACGGCGGGCGAAGCGGATCCTGCCCGCCGCGACGGTGGTGCTCGCGGCCACCGCGGCGGCGGTGTGGCTGTTCGTGCCCCGTAGCGACTGGCAGGTCATCGGCGGCGACATCGCCGCCGCGGCGGTATACGTGGTCAACTGGCGCTTCGCCGACCGCGCCGTCGACTACCTCGCCGCCGACAACGCCGTGACCTCGCCGGTGCAGCACTTCTGGTCGCTGGCCGTCGAGGAGCAGTTCTACCTGCTCTGGCCGTTGCTGATCGTGCTGGCGATCCTCGCGGCGCGCACGCTCCGGCGGTCGAACGTGCGTCCGGTCCTCTGGGTCGGTCTCGCGGTCCTGGCGGTGCCGTCGTTCGTCTGGTCGATCCTGGAGACGGCGAACTCCCCGGCGCGTGCGTTCTTCGTCTCCACGACCCGGCTGTGGGAACTCGCCGTCGGTGCGGGCATCGCGCTGATCGCGGTCCGGGCAGCGCGGATGCCGCGGGCGGCGGCGCTCGTCCTGGGATGGCTCGGGCTCGCCGCGATCGTGGCGGCGGCGCTGCTGGTGACGGCGAAGACGGCATGGCCCGGGTACGCGGCCGCGCTGCCCACGCTCGGCGCGGCGGCGGTGATCGCGGCGGGTGCGGCGGCGGGCTCGCGTGGTCCGGTCCTGCTCCTCGGCACGAGTCCGTTCCGGTGGGTCGGTGACCTGTCGTACTCGCTCTACCTGTGGCACTGGCCGATGCTCGTCGTGGCCGAGGCCTACTGGGGGAACCTGTCGTTGACCCGGGGCCTGCTGGTGGCGGCCGCGTCGGTCGTGCCCGCCTGGCTCACCTTCCGACTGGTGGAGAACCCCCTCCGCTACTCGCGCAAGATCTCCACCTCGCCGCGTCTCGCGCTGAGTCTCGGCGGCAACTTCACCCTGGCCGGGATCTGCGCCGGCCTCGCCCTGCTCCTGATCGGCGCGTGGGCGGCCGCGGCGACGCCGACCAAGAACCGGTACGCGCCGGGTGCCGCGTTGCTGTCGACCACCCCCGGCATCGCCCCGATCGGTCCGGTCCCGGAGCAGTTCGATGTCATCACGCCGGATCCGCTGCGGATCCGGCAGGGTTTTCTGGACGTGCCCGACACCAAGAAGGACAAGTGCTTCCAGGAGGTCCTCGGCGCCGAGGTCCTGTCCTGCACCTACGGCAACCCGAACGGGGCGACCACCGTCGCTCTGGTGGGTGACTCGAAGATGGACCAGTGGCTGCCGGCGTTCCAGGTGCTCGCCGAGCAGAACGACTGGAAGGTGGTGGTCAACGCCAAGGCGGGTTGTGCGTTCACCAGCGCCCAGGTCATGAAGGGCGACGGGTCCGGGCTGCCCAACGCCGACTGCATCGAGTGGAACCGGACGCTGCTCGACAGGCTGGTTCAGGAGCGCCCGGACTACGTGGTCACCTCCCAGTCCGCGGCGACCGCCCTCGACGCGGCCGGCAAGGGGCCGACGGTCGACGCGATGATCGCGGGCGTCCGGTCGTCGTGGAAGAAACTCCAGTCCGCGGGGGTCAAGATCGTCGTGATGGCCAACAACCCCTACCCGGGGCCGGCCGTGCCGTGCGCCGACAAGAACCGGAAGCGCCTGTCGGCCTGCGCGTTCGACCGCGCGCGCCACGACCAGGACCCGTCCTACCAGATGCAGCGGAAGGCGGTGGCCGGGCTGCCCGGGGTCAAGATGATCGACCTGTTCGACGCTCTCTGCCCGACGGACCGGTGCCCGGTGGTGTTCGGCAACGTCCTCATCTACCGCGGAGGTTCGCACATCGGCGCGGCCTACGTCCGGACCACGGCCCCGCACCTCGCCCGGGCGTTGTCGGACGTCGGGGTGCCGACACGTTTCACGCCACCCAGCTGA
- a CDS encoding VOC family protein, whose protein sequence is MTEQITAGQFHEADGVEDWRSLYHLVSAHFRTGSLADGVALVDEIGQLAGETEQQYLSIDLRSTGVTVSLSRRDIGLARRISAAARALDIPADPTAVQLINVTLDALVSAEVLPFWRALLGYRQIGDDYLADPARRGPGFGFQTMDAARPQRNRMHLDVAVPHDQAEARVAAALAAGGHLVSDAHAPKWWILADAEGNEACVATWVGRE, encoded by the coding sequence ATGACTGAGCAGATCACCGCCGGGCAGTTCCACGAGGCCGACGGTGTCGAGGACTGGCGGTCCCTCTACCACCTGGTCTCGGCCCACTTCCGGACCGGTTCGCTGGCCGACGGCGTTGCGCTCGTCGACGAGATCGGTCAGCTCGCCGGCGAGACCGAGCAGCAGTACCTGAGTATCGACCTGCGCTCCACCGGCGTCACCGTGTCCCTGTCCCGGCGCGACATCGGGCTGGCCCGCCGGATCTCGGCCGCCGCCAGGGCACTGGACATCCCCGCCGACCCGACCGCCGTGCAGCTCATCAACGTCACCCTCGACGCACTCGTCAGCGCGGAGGTGCTGCCGTTCTGGCGGGCACTGCTCGGATACCGCCAGATCGGCGACGACTACCTGGCCGACCCGGCACGTCGCGGCCCAGGCTTCGGGTTCCAGACCATGGACGCGGCGCGTCCGCAACGCAACCGCATGCACCTCGATGTCGCCGTCCCACACGATCAAGCCGAGGCCCGCGTCGCCGCCGCCCTGGCCGCGGGCGGCCACCTCGTCTCCGACGCGCACGCGCCGAAGTGGTGGATCCTCGCCGACGCCGAGGGCAACGAGGCATGCGTCGCCACCTGGGTCGGCCGCGAGTAG
- a CDS encoding AraC family transcriptional regulator, with the protein MDPLDDVLALLDTTSHVSAALSAGGRWAVRFDPPTGVKFNAVRRGRCLLRVDAAPEPVPLDEGDCFLLTRPVGYTLASDPDVPAEPAGPIFRAAADGPARAGSGDEVLLVGGAFSFTDRSRDLLLDGLPPVIHVPATTKEAETVRWAVGEIDAELRQGRPGGRLVAEHLALVMLIRILRLHLDRGTPSGWLAGLTDPVVAPALRAMHAHPERPWTVAAVARSATVSRSTLAARFKQVVGCGPLEYLTGWRIELAADRLRRSEDTVATIARAVGYGSESALSVAFKRVTGLSPRAYRNRTA; encoded by the coding sequence GTGGATCCGCTGGACGACGTGCTCGCGCTGCTCGACACGACGAGCCACGTCTCGGCCGCCCTGTCCGCCGGCGGGCGCTGGGCGGTGCGCTTCGACCCGCCGACCGGGGTCAAGTTCAACGCCGTACGGCGCGGACGCTGCCTGCTGCGGGTGGACGCCGCGCCGGAGCCGGTGCCGCTCGACGAGGGCGACTGCTTCCTGCTGACCCGGCCGGTCGGCTACACCCTGGCCAGCGACCCCGACGTGCCGGCCGAACCGGCCGGACCGATCTTCCGGGCGGCGGCCGACGGGCCGGCCCGGGCCGGCTCCGGCGACGAGGTCCTGCTGGTCGGCGGCGCGTTCTCCTTCACCGACCGTTCCCGTGACCTGCTGCTGGACGGCCTTCCACCGGTCATCCACGTGCCCGCGACGACGAAGGAGGCGGAAACCGTCAGGTGGGCGGTCGGGGAGATCGACGCCGAACTCCGCCAGGGTCGCCCCGGCGGACGGCTGGTCGCCGAACACCTCGCGCTGGTCATGCTGATCCGGATCCTGCGCCTGCACCTCGACCGGGGAACCCCGTCCGGCTGGCTGGCCGGTCTGACCGACCCCGTGGTGGCCCCGGCCCTGCGGGCGATGCACGCCCACCCGGAACGGCCGTGGACCGTGGCGGCGGTGGCCCGCTCCGCCACCGTGTCCCGCTCGACCCTGGCCGCCCGGTTCAAGCAGGTGGTCGGGTGCGGCCCGCTGGAATACCTCACCGGGTGGCGGATCGAGCTGGCCGCCGACCGGCTCCGCCGCTCCGAGGACACCGTGGCCACCATCGCCCGCGCCGTCGGGTACGGCTCGGAGAGCGCGCTGAGCGTGGCGTTCAAGCGGGTCACCGGGCTCTCGCCCCGGGCGTACCGGAACCGGACGGCCTGA